One region of Bdellovibrio bacteriovorus genomic DNA includes:
- the speA gene encoding biosynthetic arginine decarboxylase gives MSNWSPEKSAELYGINNWGNGYFRINGAGNVSVTPMGASGPSVDLFELTQDLLDRGIRVPIMIRFPEIIKSRVELLNGCFQKAFADHGYKGQYRGVYPIKVNQQRHLVQELVKYGRGFSMGLECGSKPELLVVLALMNTENALIICNGFKDFEYIETAILSQKLGRNTIIVVDRKEELKMIVDTAKKFNARPKIGFRAKLNTQGAGKWVDSSGARSKFGLTAVEIVEGVEYLKNEGMLDCLELLHYHIGSQVPAIQSIKSSLKEGARFYTELYKMGAGLKYIDVGGGLGIDYDGSGHSDSSVNYSEQEYANDIVSVLQTLCDEKGIPHPNIVTESGRFLVAHHSVLVFNVLGVNDLHRHEPPRPATKADPSIMQDMQYIFEKVNKDNINECFNDLEQAKQETLQLFTYGVLSLEQRAWCESMYFAIATKMVKLAKTVSDTEDIIAALSKELCDTYFSNFSVFQSVPDSWAVGQLFPVIPIHRLGEEPSRETTLADLTCDSDGVIEKFIDTESGTPKDTVRLHQFTDGQQYYLGVFLTGAYQEILGDLHNLFGDTDAVHISLNGVGYTIDHYVPGDTVTEVLSYVQYGRSEMVDNVRQATEESIQKGSITKQEAKLLIKHYEEGLSGYTYLEEAE, from the coding sequence ATGTCAAATTGGAGTCCTGAAAAAAGTGCTGAGCTTTATGGGATTAACAACTGGGGCAACGGTTATTTCAGAATTAACGGAGCAGGCAATGTCTCTGTTACTCCAATGGGAGCAAGTGGACCTTCTGTAGACTTGTTCGAACTTACTCAGGATCTTTTGGACCGTGGTATCCGCGTTCCTATCATGATCCGTTTTCCAGAAATTATTAAATCTCGCGTAGAGCTTTTGAACGGTTGTTTCCAAAAAGCTTTTGCCGATCATGGTTACAAAGGCCAATACCGTGGCGTTTACCCGATCAAGGTGAACCAACAACGTCACTTGGTGCAAGAGCTGGTGAAATACGGCCGTGGCTTTTCTATGGGTCTTGAGTGCGGCTCTAAGCCAGAGCTTCTTGTCGTTCTTGCTTTGATGAACACGGAAAACGCGTTGATCATCTGCAACGGCTTTAAGGACTTCGAATACATCGAAACCGCAATTCTTTCTCAAAAATTAGGTCGCAACACGATCATCGTCGTCGACCGTAAAGAAGAATTGAAAATGATCGTGGACACAGCGAAGAAGTTCAACGCTCGTCCAAAAATCGGCTTCCGCGCAAAATTGAACACGCAAGGTGCGGGTAAATGGGTTGATTCTTCAGGCGCTCGTTCTAAGTTCGGTTTGACGGCAGTTGAAATCGTTGAAGGCGTTGAGTACTTGAAAAACGAAGGCATGCTTGATTGCCTTGAGCTTCTTCACTACCACATCGGTTCTCAAGTTCCAGCGATCCAATCTATCAAGTCCTCTTTGAAAGAGGGCGCACGTTTCTATACTGAGCTTTATAAAATGGGCGCGGGCCTTAAATACATCGACGTCGGTGGCGGTCTTGGTATCGACTACGACGGCTCTGGCCACTCTGACAGCTCTGTGAACTATTCTGAACAAGAGTACGCGAATGACATCGTGTCCGTTCTGCAAACTCTTTGTGATGAAAAAGGCATCCCACATCCAAACATCGTGACAGAGTCTGGTCGCTTCTTGGTGGCCCATCACTCGGTTCTAGTTTTCAACGTTTTGGGCGTGAACGATCTTCACCGCCACGAACCGCCTCGTCCGGCGACAAAAGCAGATCCTTCGATCATGCAAGACATGCAGTACATCTTTGAAAAGGTGAACAAGGACAATATCAACGAATGCTTCAATGACTTAGAACAAGCTAAGCAAGAAACTTTGCAGCTCTTCACTTACGGCGTCTTGTCTTTAGAACAACGTGCTTGGTGTGAAAGCATGTACTTCGCTATCGCCACTAAGATGGTGAAGCTTGCAAAAACGGTTTCAGATACCGAAGACATTATCGCGGCTCTTTCTAAAGAACTTTGCGACACTTACTTCTCGAACTTCTCTGTGTTCCAATCGGTTCCAGATTCTTGGGCAGTAGGTCAGTTGTTCCCAGTGATCCCTATTCACCGTTTGGGCGAAGAGCCTTCTCGTGAAACAACTCTTGCGGATTTGACTTGTGACTCTGACGGGGTGATTGAAAAATTCATCGACACAGAATCAGGAACCCCGAAGGACACCGTTCGTCTGCACCAATTCACAGACGGCCAACAATACTACTTGGGCGTATTCCTAACGGGCGCTTATCAAGAGATCCTGGGCGATCTTCATAACTTGTTCGGCGACACCGATGCAGTTCATATTTCTTTGAACGGTGTCGGCTACACAATTGATCACTACGTACCAGGCGACACGGTAACGGAAGTTCTTTCTTACGTTCAGTACGGCCGCTCTGAAATGGTGGACAATGTTCGTCAAGCTACTGAAGAAAGTATTCAAAAAGGCTCAATCACAAAACAAGAAGCCAAACTTCTGATCAAGCACTACGAAGAAGGACTCTCCGGTTACACCTACCTAGAAGAAGCCGAATAG
- a CDS encoding arsenate reductase family protein, with the protein MLKVYEYAKCSTCVKALKFLDAKKVKYEKLPIVDKAPSQKELKEMLAALKERGGSLRNLFNTSGVMYKEMKLSEKLSDMTEAEAIKLLSENGKLVKRPFVISNDTHLVGFKEDEWKKVF; encoded by the coding sequence ATGCTTAAGGTTTACGAATACGCGAAGTGCTCAACTTGCGTGAAGGCACTTAAGTTTTTAGACGCGAAAAAAGTAAAATACGAAAAGCTTCCGATTGTCGATAAAGCTCCTTCGCAAAAAGAGCTTAAGGAAATGCTTGCTGCTTTGAAAGAACGTGGTGGCAGTCTCCGCAATCTTTTTAACACTTCAGGTGTTATGTACAAAGAGATGAAGTTGAGCGAAAAGCTTTCTGATATGACGGAAGCTGAGGCGATCAAACTTCTTTCTGAAAATGGAAAGCTTGTAAAAAGACCGTTTGTTATTTCTAACGACACTCATCTTGTGGGTTTCAAAGAAGATGAGTGGAAAAAAGTATTCTAA
- a CDS encoding peptide-binding protein → MNMKGLLALILSSALTAPAFAAAPNANAPKGGNFVFNLGGEPPTVHPITATDAYSRYVQNYVCDGMATRDSETYDWKPRLAEKWEISKDNKVFTFHLRKDAVFHDGTPVTAEDVKFSFDAIFEPKYEAAHLRPYYEGLTKAEVLDAHTIRFTARDLYFNNFESAATLTVIPKKIYSDIEKSKKMNRQLICAGPYVLSKFDRGQVITLKKFDKWYGNKDAAYAGMYNFDTITMRFYKDENVELERAKKGELDYLDLRVEAFMKKTEGAPWGKTIIKHKVENSAPKSYGFIGWNFRKELFQDRNVRVALAHLLNREEMNKKFRYGMSDLANGAIYLRSEYNPGNKALEFNPKKAQELLAKAGWTDKDKNGVLEKEVNGKRSEFKFTLIYPSKDTEKYYTMYREDLKKAGIDMELKYLEWNSFLKLVDEGNFDAVTMAWGGGSVDPDPKQIWHSASSVAGGSNFIAYKNPEVDKLIDEARVEPNKAKRVAALKKVYAKIAEDAPYAFLFNDKYAFYANSSRMGMPAETFKYEIGRDYWWLKAQ, encoded by the coding sequence ATGAATATGAAGGGTCTCCTAGCTCTTATTTTGAGTTCAGCTTTGACAGCACCCGCTTTTGCAGCAGCACCCAATGCTAACGCACCAAAAGGCGGAAATTTCGTTTTTAACCTTGGCGGCGAGCCTCCAACGGTTCACCCGATCACAGCTACTGACGCTTACTCACGTTACGTACAAAACTACGTGTGTGATGGTATGGCGACTCGTGACTCTGAGACATACGACTGGAAACCTCGTTTGGCTGAGAAGTGGGAAATCTCCAAAGACAATAAAGTTTTCACTTTCCACCTTCGCAAAGACGCTGTTTTCCACGACGGCACGCCAGTAACTGCTGAAGACGTGAAGTTCTCTTTCGATGCTATCTTTGAACCAAAATACGAAGCGGCTCACTTGCGCCCTTACTATGAAGGTTTGACGAAAGCGGAGGTTCTCGACGCTCACACAATCCGTTTCACGGCACGTGACCTTTACTTCAACAACTTCGAATCTGCTGCGACTTTGACTGTCATCCCTAAGAAGATCTACAGCGATATTGAAAAGTCTAAGAAAATGAACCGCCAACTTATCTGCGCGGGCCCTTACGTACTTTCTAAGTTTGACCGTGGCCAAGTTATCACTTTGAAAAAATTTGATAAATGGTATGGCAATAAAGATGCAGCTTATGCTGGCATGTACAACTTCGACACAATCACTATGCGCTTCTACAAAGACGAAAACGTAGAACTTGAGCGCGCGAAAAAAGGTGAATTGGATTACCTTGATCTACGTGTTGAAGCCTTCATGAAAAAAACAGAAGGTGCTCCTTGGGGCAAAACAATCATCAAGCACAAAGTTGAAAATAGTGCTCCTAAATCTTACGGCTTCATTGGCTGGAACTTCCGCAAAGAATTGTTCCAAGACAGAAACGTACGTGTGGCTTTGGCTCACTTGTTGAACCGTGAAGAGATGAATAAAAAGTTCCGTTACGGAATGTCTGATCTTGCTAACGGCGCGATCTACTTGCGTTCTGAATACAACCCAGGCAACAAAGCTCTTGAGTTCAATCCGAAGAAAGCTCAGGAACTTTTGGCTAAAGCTGGTTGGACTGACAAAGACAAAAACGGTGTTCTAGAAAAAGAAGTGAACGGCAAACGTTCTGAATTCAAATTCACTTTGATCTACCCATCAAAAGACACTGAAAAATACTACACTATGTATCGTGAAGACTTGAAAAAAGCCGGTATCGATATGGAATTGAAGTATCTTGAGTGGAACTCTTTCTTGAAGCTTGTTGACGAAGGTAACTTCGACGCTGTGACAATGGCGTGGGGTGGCGGTTCCGTAGATCCAGATCCAAAACAAATCTGGCACTCTGCGAGCTCTGTAGCTGGTGGATCTAACTTCATCGCTTACAAAAACCCAGAAGTAGACAAATTGATCGACGAAGCTCGTGTTGAGCCTAACAAGGCTAAACGTGTGGCGGCTTTGAAAAAGGTTTACGCTAAGATCGCTGAAGACGCTCCATACGCGTTCTTATTCAACGACAAATACGCTTTCTACGCTAACTCATCTCGCATGGGTATGCCTGCAGAGACGTTCAAATATGAGATCGGTAGAGATTACTGGTGGTTGAAGGCTCAATAG
- a CDS encoding ABC transporter permease subunit, with protein MIVYLIRRLLLMIPTFFGITVVTFVLINLAPGSPIEQKLQAIRFGAAGGGGGGGGGSINTRGDTSVNEEVIEALKKQYGFDKPLHVRYFIWLKNLTRLDFGESFTYQEPVIDVIKSKFPVSLQFGIASLILTYLVCIPLGVRKAIKAGASFDRVTTILLNLTYSIPPLVLGIFLIVVFAGKLNMFPIGGIQSDDYESLTTMGKLWDRVHHFVLPLICYMIGGFTELSVLMRNSMLDIIKSDFVRTARAKGLSENIVIFKHALRNALIPIATGLGGFFGAFLAGSLIIEQMFNLDGIGLLGYQSVLSRDYNVIMGLTFISSLLLMFGRVFSDIIYVLIDPRIDFK; from the coding sequence TTGATCGTTTACCTGATTCGCCGATTGTTATTGATGATTCCGACGTTTTTCGGGATTACCGTAGTCACCTTTGTGTTGATTAACTTAGCTCCTGGAAGTCCCATCGAGCAGAAGCTTCAAGCTATCCGTTTCGGCGCTGCCGGCGGTGGTGGAGGCGGCGGCGGGGGTAGCATCAATACCCGCGGCGACACCTCCGTAAACGAAGAAGTTATCGAGGCTCTAAAAAAGCAATATGGCTTTGATAAGCCCCTTCATGTTCGTTACTTCATCTGGCTAAAAAACCTCACTCGTCTTGATTTCGGTGAAAGTTTTACTTACCAAGAACCCGTTATCGACGTTATTAAAAGTAAATTTCCAGTTTCCCTGCAGTTCGGTATTGCCTCCCTTATTTTAACTTATCTGGTCTGTATTCCTTTAGGGGTGCGGAAAGCCATTAAAGCAGGCGCCTCTTTTGACCGAGTGACGACGATCCTGCTGAATCTGACGTACTCGATTCCTCCGCTGGTGTTGGGTATCTTCTTGATCGTTGTGTTCGCAGGTAAACTGAATATGTTCCCAATCGGTGGTATTCAGTCTGACGACTATGAGTCCTTAACAACCATGGGTAAATTGTGGGACCGTGTTCACCACTTCGTTCTTCCTTTGATCTGTTACATGATCGGTGGTTTCACGGAGCTTTCAGTTCTTATGCGTAACTCGATGTTGGACATCATCAAGTCTGACTTCGTTCGTACGGCGCGCGCGAAAGGTCTTTCTGAAAACATCGTTATCTTTAAACATGCTCTTCGTAATGCCTTGATCCCTATCGCGACAGGTTTGGGTGGTTTCTTCGGAGCCTTCCTTGCTGGTTCGTTGATCATTGAGCAGATGTTTAACTTGGACGGTATCGGTCTTCTTGGATATCAATCTGTTCTTTCGCGTGATTATAACGTGATCATGGGATTGACGTTCATTTCATCGTTACTTTTGATGTTTGGCCGCGTATTCAGCGACATCATCTATGTTCTTATCGACCCAAGGATTGACTTCAAATGA
- a CDS encoding transposase, with the protein MSARCHNKEWFDLPMWQVWAVMSKYLSYISGTYKMEIHSFVLMNNHFHLIARFPENNMAEAMNYFMRETSRVISRKADRINQTYGGRYFRSVITKNNYLDHVYKYVYRNPVEAGVVENVQDYQFSTLYLKLNGVSCDFPIVDDPRLSAMQLNSTLLWLNTVPNANDKEEVRKALKKPEFSLTSRASGFFVHHLEVDPF; encoded by the coding sequence TTGTCTGCAAGATGCCATAACAAAGAGTGGTTCGATCTGCCGATGTGGCAGGTGTGGGCTGTGATGTCTAAGTATCTTTCTTATATTTCTGGAACCTACAAAATGGAAATCCATTCGTTCGTTTTGATGAACAATCACTTCCATTTGATTGCCCGATTTCCGGAAAACAATATGGCTGAAGCGATGAACTACTTCATGAGAGAAACTTCCAGGGTGATTTCCCGAAAGGCGGATAGGATCAATCAAACTTACGGTGGGCGTTATTTTCGTTCCGTGATTACGAAGAACAACTATTTAGATCACGTTTACAAATATGTGTATCGGAATCCCGTTGAAGCTGGTGTGGTAGAGAATGTGCAAGACTATCAGTTCAGTACCCTCTATTTGAAACTTAATGGCGTTAGTTGTGATTTTCCAATAGTCGATGATCCTCGTCTTTCGGCAATGCAATTGAATTCAACTTTGCTTTGGCTGAATACAGTCCCAAACGCGAATGACAAAGAAGAGGTGAGGAAGGCATTAAAAAAGCCCGAGTTCAGTTTGACGTCTCGGGCTTCTGGTTTCTTTGTGCATCATTTGGAGGTCGATCCTTTTTAG
- a CDS encoding agmatinase family protein, giving the protein MSDKTVKFDPTTTISAEFGIFGIPMTEEESKVVLVPVPWEVTTSYGEGASRGPQIIRQASEQIDLFDIEVGKAYEVGYHMRDFPEDLCAMNDKFKAVAQELIEMRTNLSDDEKKMNSLAAQVNEACEEMSQWVYDQCSDVLKKGKLLGLVGGDHSTPLGAIRAVSDKFKGDFGVLHIDAHADLRKGYQGFNQSHASIMYNVMTDAKKPKKLVQVGIRDFCEEEYDFSNSREDIKTFYDLELKRRLLKGETWEQVCKDIIKELPQNVYISFDIDGLDPAFCPHTGTPVPGGLSVDQVFFLFREVHASGRKIIAFDLNEVSTGGLAEHEVEWDGNVGARILYKMCGWLVKSNA; this is encoded by the coding sequence ATGTCTGATAAGACGGTGAAATTCGATCCTACCACAACCATTTCTGCAGAGTTCGGAATCTTCGGTATTCCCATGACAGAAGAAGAGTCCAAAGTCGTTCTAGTTCCGGTTCCCTGGGAGGTCACAACTTCTTACGGTGAGGGCGCTTCTCGCGGACCTCAAATCATCCGTCAAGCCAGCGAACAGATCGACCTTTTCGATATCGAAGTCGGCAAAGCTTATGAGGTCGGTTACCACATGCGCGACTTCCCGGAAGATCTTTGCGCGATGAACGACAAATTCAAAGCCGTGGCCCAAGAACTTATCGAAATGCGCACAAACTTGAGCGACGACGAAAAGAAAATGAACTCTCTGGCAGCCCAGGTGAACGAGGCCTGCGAAGAGATGTCGCAATGGGTTTATGATCAATGTTCTGACGTTTTGAAAAAGGGAAAGCTCTTAGGCCTCGTGGGAGGCGACCACTCCACGCCCCTTGGAGCGATCCGTGCTGTGAGCGATAAGTTCAAAGGCGACTTTGGTGTTTTGCACATTGATGCGCACGCGGACCTTAGAAAAGGTTATCAAGGCTTTAACCAATCCCACGCTTCGATCATGTACAACGTGATGACAGACGCGAAGAAACCAAAGAAATTGGTTCAAGTCGGCATCCGTGATTTCTGCGAAGAAGAATACGACTTCAGCAATTCACGCGAAGACATTAAAACATTCTATGACTTGGAACTAAAACGCCGCCTGCTTAAAGGCGAAACTTGGGAACAGGTTTGCAAAGACATCATCAAAGAACTTCCGCAAAACGTTTATATCTCTTTCGATATCGACGGCTTGGATCCAGCCTTCTGCCCTCACACGGGCACTCCGGTTCCAGGTGGCTTGAGTGTCGACCAAGTATTCTTTTTGTTCCGCGAAGTACACGCTTCCGGTCGCAAGATCATCGCTTTTGACTTAAATGAAGTTTCCACGGGCGGTTTGGCAGAGCACGAAGTGGAGTGGGACGGCAACGTCGGGGCCCGCATTCTTTATAAAATGTGCGGTTGGTTGGTGAAAAGCAATGCTTAA
- a CDS encoding ABC transporter permease subunit — protein MMDPIQKYLIKNELTLKRYKRFKRDRTAVISVWILLTMFFFSFTAELWANNRPHIVSYHGKLYFPLFVDYHPTDFGRDDIYVMDYRQLEMKEGDWSVWPIIQWDPYESNKTVDTYPSPPTSVNWIGTDESGRDVMTRLLYGFRYTMLFAIGSWIATYAIGITLGSLMGYLGGKTDLVGQRIVEIVESTPILFVLITIISIFTPSLPLLIIFFALFSWTGISAYMRAQFLSLRKREYVEAAKAIGADHKRIIGKHILPNGLTPIVTFAPFFIAGGVNTLSFLDYLGLGLVPPTPSWGELMAQAQKWFTIAEWLVWGPMVAIVLTLTVLINIGLAVRDAFDSKM, from the coding sequence ATGATGGATCCAATTCAGAAATATCTTATTAAGAATGAACTTACGCTTAAACGCTACAAGCGATTTAAGCGCGATCGCACTGCTGTGATCTCTGTTTGGATTCTATTGACGATGTTCTTCTTCAGCTTCACGGCAGAGCTTTGGGCAAACAACCGTCCTCATATCGTTAGTTATCACGGTAAACTTTATTTCCCACTTTTCGTAGACTACCATCCGACTGATTTTGGTCGCGATGATATCTACGTGATGGATTATCGCCAGCTTGAGATGAAAGAGGGCGACTGGTCTGTATGGCCCATTATTCAGTGGGATCCGTACGAAAGTAACAAAACAGTTGATACGTATCCTTCTCCTCCAACTTCAGTGAACTGGATTGGGACGGATGAAAGTGGTCGTGACGTGATGACACGTCTTCTTTACGGTTTCCGTTACACAATGCTTTTTGCTATCGGAAGCTGGATTGCCACTTACGCGATTGGTATCACGTTGGGTTCTTTGATGGGTTACCTTGGTGGTAAAACGGACTTAGTTGGTCAACGTATCGTAGAAATCGTTGAAAGTACGCCGATCCTTTTCGTTTTGATCACGATCATTTCGATCTTCACACCAAGTTTGCCATTGTTGATCATCTTCTTTGCGTTGTTCAGTTGGACAGGAATTTCTGCTTACATGCGTGCGCAATTCCTTTCATTAAGAAAGCGTGAGTACGTAGAAGCCGCTAAAGCTATCGGCGCAGATCACAAACGTATTATCGGTAAACACATTCTTCCGAATGGTTTAACACCGATCGTAACCTTCGCTCCGTTCTTCATCGCCGGTGGCGTAAATACTTTGTCTTTCCTAGATTACTTGGGATTGGGACTGGTTCCTCCAACACCAAGCTGGGGTGAGTTGATGGCCCAAGCACAAAAATGGTTCACCATTGCCGAGTGGCTAGTATGGGGACCGATGGTTGCGATCGTTCTCACATTGACGGTCCTAATCAACATCGGCCTCGCAGTCCGCGACGCCTTCGACTCGAAAATGTAA
- the leuS gene encoding leucine--tRNA ligase: MSLNFSEIESKWQKKWAEQKAFQAESNSKKPKYYALDMFPYPSGSGLHIGHMASYTPGDIVSRYKRVNGFNVLHPMGYDAFGLPAEQYAIQTGIHPAITTQKAIESFRNTLQSYGFSFDWSREISTCEPSYYKWTQFIFLKLYERGLAYQKEVPVNWCPALKTVLANDEVIDGKSERGGHPVIRVPMKQWMLKITDYAERLLNDLDKVDWPERTKEAQRNWIGKSEGARITFKVDGTSESFEVFTTRPDTLFGVSFMVMAPEHELVKKITTAAEKSSVEAYVEATSRKSEVERKATTDKTGVFTGAYALHPITGEKIPVWIADYVLLDYGTGAIMAVPGHDARDFEFATKFNLPVKRVLEGGETLPFEGDGTLVNSDFLNGLSKADAIKKMLSHLESKKLGVREVQYKLRDWLFSRQRYWGEPFPIVHFADGSRGVPVNELPVILPEVADYEPADTGEAPLARNAEWVHYSRDGKEGRRETDTMPGAAGSSWYFLRYIDPKNDQAPFSAEAEKYWMPVDLYVGGPEHTVGHLLYSRFWMKVLFDCGLVTHDEPFQKLLHQGMILGPDGEKMSKSRGNVISPDTIAKSHGADAMRTFISFMGPVDKDKPWAPTGIDGVKRFLDRISRLVVSDEGQYVATKGAAPDDIKKLVHKTIKKVTEDIESMSFNTAISAMMILVNELYKAECRSEEALKPLVQILAPFAPHLAEELWEKMGGEGLCSLAPWPKYDSTLVADDTVTIGVQVNGKMRGTIEVSPTASEDEALAAAKAVAGVSAVLAGKNPDKVIYKAGRILNLIVK; encoded by the coding sequence ATGAGTTTGAACTTCTCTGAAATTGAATCGAAATGGCAAAAAAAATGGGCCGAGCAAAAAGCGTTTCAAGCTGAGTCAAATAGCAAGAAACCTAAATACTATGCTCTGGACATGTTCCCCTACCCATCAGGCTCGGGATTGCACATCGGTCATATGGCTTCTTACACCCCCGGTGATATCGTTTCACGCTACAAACGTGTGAACGGTTTTAACGTTCTTCATCCCATGGGCTACGATGCCTTCGGATTACCGGCAGAGCAGTATGCCATCCAAACTGGAATCCATCCGGCCATCACAACTCAAAAAGCGATTGAAAGCTTCCGCAACACACTTCAGTCTTACGGATTTAGCTTTGATTGGAGCCGCGAGATCTCCACGTGCGAACCAAGCTACTACAAGTGGACTCAATTTATTTTCTTAAAACTTTACGAACGCGGCCTAGCTTACCAAAAAGAAGTTCCTGTGAACTGGTGCCCGGCTTTGAAAACAGTTTTGGCGAACGACGAAGTCATCGATGGCAAGTCCGAACGTGGTGGACATCCCGTTATCCGCGTTCCGATGAAACAGTGGATGCTTAAAATCACGGACTACGCTGAACGTCTTTTGAACGATTTAGACAAAGTAGACTGGCCAGAAAGAACCAAAGAGGCGCAACGCAACTGGATCGGCAAAAGCGAAGGCGCACGCATTACTTTCAAAGTAGACGGCACGTCAGAATCTTTTGAGGTTTTCACGACTCGCCCGGATACATTGTTCGGTGTCAGCTTCATGGTCATGGCTCCAGAACATGAGCTCGTAAAAAAAATCACGACCGCTGCGGAAAAATCATCTGTAGAAGCTTATGTTGAAGCGACTTCGCGCAAGTCGGAAGTGGAACGTAAAGCTACAACAGATAAGACGGGAGTTTTCACCGGCGCTTATGCTCTTCATCCAATTACGGGTGAAAAGATTCCGGTGTGGATTGCGGACTACGTTCTTTTAGACTACGGCACCGGCGCTATTATGGCGGTTCCAGGTCATGATGCTCGCGATTTTGAATTCGCGACAAAATTTAATTTACCAGTAAAGCGCGTTCTTGAGGGTGGCGAAACATTGCCATTTGAAGGCGATGGCACTTTGGTGAATTCAGACTTCCTAAATGGCCTCTCAAAAGCAGACGCTATCAAGAAAATGCTTTCGCATCTTGAAAGTAAAAAACTGGGCGTGCGCGAAGTGCAATATAAATTGCGTGACTGGCTTTTCAGTCGTCAACGCTACTGGGGCGAACCGTTCCCAATTGTTCACTTTGCCGATGGTTCTCGCGGAGTTCCTGTGAACGAACTTCCAGTGATTCTTCCAGAGGTGGCAGATTACGAACCTGCTGACACGGGCGAGGCCCCTCTAGCTCGCAATGCCGAATGGGTTCATTATTCTCGTGATGGTAAAGAAGGAAGACGCGAAACCGACACTATGCCAGGTGCGGCGGGTTCTTCTTGGTATTTCTTGCGTTACATCGACCCAAAAAATGATCAAGCGCCTTTCAGTGCGGAAGCCGAGAAATACTGGATGCCAGTGGATCTTTACGTCGGTGGACCCGAGCATACGGTCGGCCATCTTCTTTACTCGCGCTTCTGGATGAAGGTTCTTTTTGACTGCGGTCTTGTCACTCATGATGAGCCTTTCCAAAAGCTTCTTCACCAAGGAATGATCTTGGGACCTGATGGCGAAAAAATGTCGAAATCTCGTGGAAACGTGATTTCTCCTGACACCATTGCAAAAAGCCACGGCGCCGACGCAATGAGAACATTTATCAGCTTCATGGGACCTGTCGACAAGGATAAACCGTGGGCGCCAACAGGTATTGACGGCGTGAAGCGTTTCTTGGATCGCATCAGCCGCTTGGTGGTCAGCGACGAAGGCCAATATGTGGCTACAAAAGGCGCGGCTCCAGATGACATTAAGAAATTAGTTCATAAAACGATCAAGAAAGTCACAGAAGACATCGAAAGCATGAGCTTTAACACGGCGATCAGCGCGATGATGATCTTGGTGAACGAGCTTTATAAGGCCGAGTGCCGCTCAGAAGAGGCTCTAAAACCGCTGGTGCAAATCTTGGCTCCTTTTGCTCCACATTTGGCCGAAGAATTGTGGGAAAAAATGGGCGGAGAAGGACTTTGCTCTTTGGCTCCATGGCCAAAATATGATAGTACCCTCGTCGCTGACGACACTGTGACTATCGGCGTGCAAGTGAATGGAAAAATGCGCGGCACGATCGAAGTAAGCCCGACGGCTTCAGAAGACGAAGCTTTAGCGGCGGCGAAAGCCGTAGCCGGAGTGTCTGCAGTTTTAGCTGGAAAAAATCCTGACAAAGTGATTTATAAAGCCGGCAGAATTTTAAATTTGATCGTGAAATAA